In bacterium, one DNA window encodes the following:
- a CDS encoding universal stress protein yields the protein MRVVIGTDGSPHADRAVLWVARWGHTFGGLDVTLINVGHIPHAPAVGPGVHRLSDFRIIAERLESEGEDILVHAARAFTEHGTHVTTVYRTGDPAEEILKLAQEVRADLIVLGRRGLGRIGGLVLGSVSERVLHGAHCSVVIAR from the coding sequence ATGCGAGTTGTCATCGGCACGGATGGGTCGCCCCACGCGGACCGAGCGGTCCTCTGGGTGGCGCGATGGGGGCACACGTTCGGCGGCCTCGACGTGACCCTGATCAACGTGGGCCATATCCCGCACGCACCGGCCGTCGGGCCCGGCGTGCACCGCCTCTCCGACTTTCGTATCATTGCCGAGCGGCTCGAATCCGAAGGCGAAGACATCCTCGTCCACGCCGCGCGTGCATTCACGGAACATGGGACACACGTGACGACGGTGTATCGGACTGGAGACCCGGCCGAGGAGATCCTCAAACTCGCGCAGGAGGTCCGTGCAGATCTGATCGTCCTTGGCCGGCGAGGCCTCGGCCGGATCGGGGGATTGGTCCTCGGGAGCGTGAGCGAACGGGTCCTCCACGGCGCCCATTGCTCCGTGGTGATCGCGCGCTAG
- a CDS encoding sigma 54-interacting transcriptional regulator, whose protein sequence is MQPSDRSNDLAVVCDAWTRFTETGQLGAGLDPLVAVSWKRCAPRLNPLGAPQWAYLSDDVLPLTLNQHASMRAIARPLMEDVHQYIEGAGAALLFCDSTNCLLEMLGDREAVAAATHLGFRRGAFLDETRIGTTAFSVALIERAPVQIVGPEHFLQCFHALGSAAASIFDLDGGPVGVIGLLGPVDRHSRHVLGIVVGAAKAIENQLQADLFIHEANTQATELNETMDAISEGVLAWTAGGVITHLNHRAGLLLGLTPTMVVGRPLAEYLTLQQGFARALVLGEELHDVEATLAVQGRPVECLVSLRIIRTRQGDPAVYIATLQRIERVRQLVHRQLGAQARLTLDDIVGHGPAARRVRRQALAAANARGCVLLIGESGTNKNPLARAIHNSGARADGPFIAINCGAIPRALVLGEFLGFAAGAFNSGRSTGQPSKFELADGGTLLLEDVEALPLEMQAALLAVIESGEVTRLGGTRTVPVDMRVIASTEVDLEARVAEGAFRPDLLFRLSSFVIMPRPLRERPEDLPLLIDHLLEQLSAQIGRPLSMTAAARRLLRAYPWPGNISELEAAIERAALRCMGRAIQPAHLPDSVRRPHAKVPNKPIAEPVRSLAQAEEVAILSAARFTQGNLSRAAELLGIGRTTLWRKMRELGLSAKDFGTDRPRAAG, encoded by the coding sequence ATGCAACCGTCAGACCGTTCGAATGACCTCGCGGTTGTGTGTGACGCCTGGACGCGCTTCACGGAGACCGGTCAGCTCGGCGCGGGCCTCGACCCGCTGGTCGCGGTCTCCTGGAAGCGGTGTGCCCCCCGGTTGAACCCGCTTGGCGCGCCGCAATGGGCGTACCTCAGTGACGACGTCCTTCCATTGACGCTGAACCAGCACGCTTCTATGCGGGCGATCGCCCGGCCGCTGATGGAGGACGTTCACCAGTACATCGAGGGCGCCGGGGCCGCGCTGCTGTTTTGCGACAGCACCAACTGTCTACTGGAGATGTTGGGCGACCGCGAGGCCGTAGCGGCAGCCACGCACCTGGGATTCCGCCGCGGGGCGTTTCTCGACGAGACGCGCATCGGGACCACGGCGTTCTCGGTGGCACTGATCGAGCGTGCGCCCGTCCAGATCGTCGGGCCCGAACACTTCCTGCAATGCTTCCACGCACTCGGATCGGCGGCCGCGTCGATCTTCGACCTGGACGGAGGCCCCGTCGGGGTGATCGGCCTCCTTGGTCCGGTGGACCGGCACAGCCGCCACGTGTTGGGGATCGTGGTGGGCGCGGCCAAGGCGATCGAGAACCAGCTGCAGGCGGACCTGTTCATCCACGAGGCCAACACGCAGGCCACCGAGCTGAACGAGACGATGGACGCGATCTCCGAGGGCGTGCTCGCGTGGACGGCCGGGGGGGTGATCACGCACCTCAACCACCGTGCCGGGTTGCTCCTCGGGCTCACGCCGACGATGGTCGTCGGGCGGCCGCTCGCGGAGTATCTGACGCTGCAGCAGGGATTTGCGCGCGCACTCGTCCTTGGGGAGGAACTGCACGACGTCGAGGCCACGCTGGCCGTGCAGGGCCGACCCGTCGAGTGTCTCGTCAGCCTGCGCATCATCCGCACGCGACAGGGTGATCCCGCGGTCTACATCGCGACGCTGCAGCGGATCGAGCGGGTGCGTCAGTTGGTGCACCGTCAGCTCGGCGCGCAGGCCCGTCTCACGCTCGACGACATCGTCGGGCACGGGCCGGCCGCGCGGCGCGTGAGACGGCAGGCGCTCGCCGCGGCAAACGCGCGGGGATGCGTGCTGTTGATCGGAGAGAGCGGTACCAACAAGAACCCGCTCGCGCGCGCGATCCACAACAGCGGCGCGCGCGCGGACGGTCCGTTCATCGCGATCAACTGCGGCGCGATCCCCCGCGCCCTCGTGCTCGGCGAGTTCCTCGGGTTCGCCGCGGGGGCGTTCAACAGCGGGCGTTCGACCGGGCAGCCGAGTAAGTTTGAGTTGGCGGATGGCGGCACGCTGCTCCTCGAAGACGTCGAGGCGCTGCCGCTCGAGATGCAGGCCGCGTTGCTCGCAGTCATCGAATCGGGCGAGGTGACCCGCCTCGGTGGCACGCGCACGGTTCCCGTCGACATGCGGGTGATCGCGTCCACGGAAGTCGATCTCGAGGCACGCGTCGCGGAAGGGGCGTTTCGCCCCGACCTGCTCTTCCGTTTGAGTTCGTTTGTGATCATGCCTCGGCCGCTCCGCGAACGTCCGGAGGACCTGCCGTTGTTGATCGATCACTTGCTGGAGCAGTTGAGCGCGCAGATCGGGCGTCCGCTGTCGATGACGGCCGCCGCAAGGCGCCTGCTGCGCGCCTATCCGTGGCCGGGCAACATCAGCGAACTCGAGGCGGCGATCGAGCGCGCGGCACTCCGGTGCATGGGACGTGCGATCCAGCCCGCGCACCTGCCGGACAGCGTGCGTCGGCCGCACGCGAAGGTGCCGAACAAACCGATCGCCGAACCGGTCCGGAGCCTCGCGCAGGCGGAAGAGGTAGCGATTCTGAGCGCGGCGCGGTTCACGCAGGGTAACCTGAGTCGTGCAGCCGAGCTCCTCGGGATCGGTCGGACAACCCTGTGGCGGAAGATGCGGGAGCTCGGTCTCAGCGCGAAGGATTTCGGCACGGACCGGCCGCGCGCGGCCGGCTGA